A window from Kwoniella pini CBS 10737 chromosome 1, complete sequence encodes these proteins:
- a CDS encoding potassium/sodium efflux P-type ATPase, fungal-type yields the protein MTTEKHITRSDAEKGFSRADTGQTVTSQSLPFKPHTAPSGKVLDALAANASKGLTEQEAKKRLEQYGLNRLKPPKKPSVFKILFRQIGNAMTVILIAAMAVSFGTMDWISGGVIAALVILNVSVGTYTEWQAEKTVASLESVGAPQATVIRTTNGKDSSTNVIAVEEVVPGDLVLLKNGDIVPADGRVLEGHCSNLECDEAFLTGESMPVAKQSDPIDEEDCPVGDRLSMVFSGAQVTKGRARVVITSTGMNTEIGKIAQALDSKAKKTDTGFAAYWYKFKVIMGVAETTPLQIKLNKLAYFLLGCAIIIAIIVVASTGFKDVPLSVATYAVAAAVSILPASLIAVVSLTLARASTDLAQRNALVRRMDAIEALAGVENVCSDKTGTLTVGRMVVRKFWVPTLDPRANESAPVNTKRGQAYSFETGSDPFYPRGEVRSDREEISSGGAVLDLKRRPQRKNSDSSTPEADPDAVELELSEQVILVDEQERGLRDLGLCASLCNQATLSRPKDGEGQWEANGDPTEIALQVAAHKLGHGKPFLTHSRPAPQRADSVRSGHSGRPPIAGSRGYYEQIIEHPFDSTVKRMSIAYKFVPDDIKDAHVQCYLKGAVERVFELCTTIHGEQLTEEKKQDIMVKVNALAAQGLRVLALCGKKLPAGVAEEVKSTPRDQFEKDFAFLGLAGIFDPPRKESPGAVADCLRAGITPRMLTGDHPATATAIAINIGILEKTYSKEAVMTGQQFDALTEEEIDNMPELPLVVARCAPETKVRMVDAIHRRGQKTVMTGDGVNDSPALKRADVGVGMGTGSDVAKQSARIVLSDDNFSTIIRAIRKGRSVFKNLAKFLLYLLSGNVAEIIVLMIGLAFKDENGQSVFPLSAVSALWINTLAAGPPALALGLEPTAIDAMEQPPTAFHQIFNLEFYIDLAFYGILMGSLSLVNFVIVLWGYFPGDLGRYCNEGDSDICDPVFQARSTCFATLVIILMIHGLECKHFTKGLFQINLRDNKVLLWSVFVLALGTFPVVYIPVINDKVFLHGALKWEWGIVFGMIFVYLSCTELYKWCKRIYFRRNHIAQPTRGPSDKTLRIEATIAPV from the exons ATGACGACTGAGAAACACATAACAAGGTCAGACGCTGAGAAGGGATTTTCAAGAGCCGATACTGGACAAACTGTCACTTCACAATCATTACCATTCAAACCTCATACAGCTCCATCTGGGAAAGTCTTAGATGCTCTTGCTGCAAATGCCTCAAAGGGGCTGACTGAGCAAGAGGCGAAGAAGAGGTTAGAGCAATATGGACTGAACAGACTGAAACCACCTAAAAAGCCTAGCGttttcaaaatattattCAGGCAGATCGGAAATGCAATGACAGTCATATTGA TCGCCGCTATGGCTGTCTCATTCGGAACAATGGATTGGATCAGTGGTGGAGTCATTGCTGCTTTAGTAATTTTGAACGTTTCAGTTGGTACATACACCGAATGGCAAGCTGAAAAG ACTGTCGCGAGTCTTGAATCTGTCGGTGCCCCTCAAGCCACCGTTATAAGGACGACTAACGGAAAAGATAGTTCAACCAATGTCATTGCAGTCGAAGAGGTTGTACCTGGAGATTTGGTACTATTGAAGAATGGCGATATTGTGCCTGCCGATGGACGAGTACTTGAGGGTCATTGCAGTAACTTAGAATGCGATGAAGCTTTCTTAACTG GTGAATCGATGCCTGTGGCCAAGCAATCCGATCCTATCGACGAAGAGGATTGTCCAGTCGG TGACCGATTGAGCATGGTCTTCTCAGGAGCTCAAGTCACCAAGGGTCGAGCTCGAGTAGTAATAACATCAACTGGGATGAACACTGAGATCGGTAAAATTGCTCAAGCACTCGATTCCAAGGCTAAGAAGACAGATACTGGGTTTGCGGCTTATTGGTATAAATTCAAGGTCATTATGGGTGTTGCTGAAACCACTCCATTGCAAATAAA ACTGAACAAGCTTGCATACTTTTTACTGGGTTGCGCTATCATTATCGCTATCATCGTTGTCGCTTCTACTGGGTTCAAAGATGTTCCCCTTTCCGTGGCCACTTACGCTGTAGCAGCTGCTGTTTCCATCCTCCCAGCTTCCCTGATTGCCGTCGTCAGTTTGACCTTGGCTAGAGCGTCAACGGATCTGGCCCAAAGAAATGCTTTAGTAAGACGTATGGACGCTATAGAGGCTTTGGCCGGTGTAGAGAATGTCTGTTCTGATAAG ACCGGTACATTGACAGTTGGTCGAATGGTGGTTCGGAAATTCTGGGTTCCCACCCTTGATCCCAGGGCCAATGAATCTGCTCCTGTAAACACAAAACGAGGTCAAGCTTATTCCTTTGAGACTGGATCTGACCCTTTCTATCCTCGAGGAGAAGTCAGATCTGATCGAGAAGAAATCTCATCCGGTGGTGCGGTACTGGACTTGAAGAGAAGACCTCAACGGAAGAACTCCGATAGCTCTACGCCCGAAGCTGATCCTGACGCTGTAGAGCTTGAGCTATCCGAGCAGGTAATTTTAGTAGATGAACAAGAGCGCGGTTTGAGAGATTTGGGTCTATGCGCATCGCTCTGTAATCAAGCTACTTTATCTAGACctaaagatggtgaaggaCAGTGGGAAGCGAATGGTGATCCAACTGAAATCGCTTTACAAGTTGCTGCTCATAAACTCGGTCACGGTAAACCTTTCCTCACTCATTCTCGACCTGCACCTCAACGAGCCGATTCAGTCAGATCAGGGCACAGCGGTAGACCACCTATTGCTGGATCTAGAGGTTATTACGAACAAATCATCGAGCATCCATTTGATTCCACGGTAAAGAGAATGTCGATTGCCTACAAATTTGTTCCTGACGACATCAAGGACGCTCACGTACAATGTTACCTGAAAGGAGCAGTAGAAAGGGTATTCGAGTTGTGTACAACAATTCACGGGGAACAGCTCACCGAGGAGAAAAAGCAGGATATCATGGTCAAAGTCAATGCGCTAGCTGCTCAAGGTCTACGAGTTTTAGCTTTATGTGGTAAGAAGTTACCAGCCGGAGTTGCGGAAGAAGTCAAAAGTACTCCACGAGACCAGTTCGAAAAAGATTTCGCCTTCTTAGGTTTAGCTGGTATTTTCGATCCACCAAGAAAAGAATCACCTGGAGCAGTGGCAGATTGTCTTCGGGCAGGTATAACTCCTAGAATGCTTACTGGGGATCATCCCGCAACCGCGACGGCTATTGCTATCAATATCGGTATTTTAGAGAAGACTTACAGTAAAGAAGCTGTTATGACTGGTCAACAATTCGACGCTCTTACcgaagaagagattgatAATATGCCTGAATTACCACTCGTCGTAGCTCGATGTGCTCCTGAAACCAAG GTACGAATGGTTGATGCGATTCATCGAAGAGGCCAAAAGACAGTGATGACAGGAGACGGAGTTAACGATTCACCTGCACTCAAAAGAGCAGATGTAGGTGTAGGTATGGGTACCGGATCCGATGTTGCCAAACAATCTGCAAGAATCGTCTTAAGTGACGATAACTTCAGCACAATTATTCGAGCCATTAGAAAAGGTCGATCAGTTTTCAAGAACTTAGCAAAATTCTTACTCTACTTGCTTTCGGGTAATGTGGCCGAAATTATAGTCTTGATGATTGGACTTGCtttcaaagatgaaaatggtcAATCGGTGTTCCCTCTCTCTGCGGTCTCGGCGTTATGGATCAATACTTTAGCTGCTGGTCCTCCGGCTTTAGCACTTGGTTTGGAACCAACAGCTATTGACGCAATGGAACAACCACCAACAGCATTCCATCAGATCTTCAACCTCGAGTTCTATATCGATTTGGCCTTTTATGGTATTTTGATGGGATCTTTGAGTTTGGTCAACTTTGTTATCGTCCTTTGGGGATACTTTCCT GGTGATCTCGGTAGATATTGTAATGAGGGTGACTCAGACATTTGTGACCCAGTATTCCAAGCTCGGTCAACATGTTTTGCTACTCTagtcatcatcttgatgattCATGGATTGGAGTGCAAGCACTTCACCAAGGGACTTTTCCAAATCAATCTAAGGGATAATAAAGTATTACTTTGGTCCGTGTTTGTCTTAGCCTTAGGTACT TTCCCGGTCGTGTACATTCCTGTCATCAACGATAAAGTATTTTTACACGGTGCTTTAAAGTGGGAATGGGGAATTGTC TTCGGAATGATCTTTGTCTACCTCAGTTGCACCGAATTGTATAAATGGTGTAAACGAATTTATTTCCGTCGAAATCATATTGCACAACCTACTAGAGGTCCTTCAGATAAGACTCTGAGAATAGAAGCTACCATTGCTCCAGTGTAG